The DNA region CTCGGTGCCAACCTCCCGCCGATCGATGTGGCGTACGAGCTGCTGCGCGCGTTTCTGGGCGTGATGGGGTCGCTAGTCCTTTTCGTGATGCCGATGCTGTCCATGGGACTATATGCCGAGGAACGCAAACGCGGCACTCTGGAGTTGCTGGCTACCTCGCCGATCGCCAACTGGACGGTCGCCTTGGGCAAACTGCTCGGAGTCGTCACGTTCTTTACGGCCATGGTTGCACCGCTGTTGATCTACGAGGCGATCGCCTTCAGTGCGGCATCTCCGCCGCTACCGCCCCAGGTGCCGCTGCTGGGACATTTTGGTTTGATTCTGTTGGCGGCCTCAATCTTGTCATTGGGCATGTTCGTGTCGTCCCTCACAGAAAGCACGTTGCTTGCAGCTGTGGGGACCTTCGTGCTGGTGTTGTTCTTGTGGCTAATTGACATCGTCGCCGACCGCGTTGGCGGACCGGCCGGCGCGGCGATCGCCCACCTCTCGCTGCTTGACAACTACAACACTCTAGTGCAAGGCATCTTCGATCTCGGCAGCGTGACGCTATTTGCTAGCTATATCGCCCTCGGGGTATTCCTAACCGCTCAATACATCGAAACCCTGCGATTTTCCCGCCGCTAGCTTGGCGCTACCCACCCGCACTTACCCGCATTCAGTCAGACTATTAGCGAGATTCGACGGATGCTATTTAAATACGCACGCTATCTACCGTTCGTCGGCACTGCCGCCTGCGCAGCCGGAACAGTTGCCGGTTTTATTAGCGGCAGTTGGACCCCCGGACCTGTCTTGGCGATCGCCTGCGGCACGCTCCTGATTGTTGCCGGGACAATCGCGATCGGAAGGATGGGTTGGGGCCGATCCCTGCAGGCCGGCACTAATGCGGCGATCGCGACGGTATCAATCCTGGCGATTCTCGGCGCGCTCAATTTCTTTGCCGTACGCTTCGGTCCGCGCTTAGATCTGACCGAAACTCAGCTTTTCACCTTGTCTCCACAAACTCAACAGCTTGTGGAAAATCTTGACAAGCCCTTAAAAGTCTGGGTTTTTGCGCGCTCGGCGACGGAAAGTACTGAAGAACTACTCGATAACTACGCCCGTCTCAGCGAAGAATTTTCCTACGAAGTTGCCGACCCAGAACGGCGGGCCGGTTTGGCGCGTCGGTTTGAAGTACGGGCTGACGGTGAGGTGTACCTCGAGCGCGGTGATACCCGACCGCTCGTTCAAACCCTCGGACCGTCCGAACCGCTATCGGAAGCGCGCTTGACAGGCGCGATCGCCAAGATCCAGCGCGACTCGACGCCACTTGTGTTTTTCCTGCAAGGGCACGGTGAGGCAAATTTCAGCGCCGATGAAGGCGGGCTCGCTCAAGCGATCGCGGCCTTGGAGGAGCGCGGATTTGCTGTTGAGGAACTAAGCCTAGCAGTGAAGTCGGCGGTGCCCGAGGATGCCGACGCCGTGGTGGTGGCGGGCCCGCTGCGGATGCTG from Rubidibacter lacunae KORDI 51-2 includes:
- a CDS encoding ABC transporter permease; this encodes MLSNVLAIYRRELQSYFSSPLSYLIAAFFWLLSGFFFVAFLLGPEGLIQQVAQRDQLGANLPPIDVAYELLRAFLGVMGSLVLFVMPMLSMGLYAEERKRGTLELLATSPIANWTVALGKLLGVVTFFTAMVAPLLIYEAIAFSAASPPLPPQVPLLGHFGLILLAASILSLGMFVSSLTESTLLAAVGTFVLVLFLWLIDIVADRVGGPAGAAIAHLSLLDNYNTLVQGIFDLGSVTLFASYIALGVFLTAQYIETLRFSRR